The segment GTCATCGTTAATGCCAATCCCTTCGCGCTGGTGCACCAAGGCAAACAGCAGCGTTTCGGTATCGCCCTGGCGCTGATGGCTGATCACTAAGTAACCACTCACTGACAGCTGCTCTTGAAGCTGCTTGGCCAGCCGTTCGGCCAGCGCAACAGAAAGCTCGGCAAAGCTTTTATCACCCGCCAAATAGTCGCGCAGCCACATGGCAAGCGGCCCTGCCTGCTCGCCCTCTTGGGCAAAGCGCCCCCAGCCTTTCGGCTTGGTGTTGTAGGTGTCATTGAGCGCGCCCACCAGGCCCGCCATCACCGAGTCGTCACTGGGCGCAGCCTGTTCTGATGGGGGTGCAGCGGTTAGGGTTAGGCGCTCACCGTCAAGCGTCGGATCGAGGCGGTGCACAATACTTTGCAGTAGTGGCATAAAGGTCTACTAGCTTCCAGGGTTTAAAAAAGAGTCAGGGCTTAAGGCGATAACCGGTTCGGAAAATCCAACCAATGGCGACCAGGCAAGCTACAAGAAAGAGGGCAATCATGCCCACACTGGCGGCAAGGCTTACATCGCTGATACCGTAAAAACTCCAGCGAAAGCCGCTCACTAGGTACACAACGGGGTTGGCCAGCGTAACGGTTTGCCAGAACGGCGGCAGCATATCGATGGAGTAGAAGCTGCCGCCCAAAAAGGTCAGCGGTGTAATCACTAACAACGGCACCAGCTGAAGCCGGTCAAAGCCATCAGCCCAAATGCCGATGATGAAGCCCAGCAGGCTAAAGGTGACGGCGGTTAGCACTAGGAACGTTAGCATCCAGAATGGATGGGCGATTTCCAACGGTACAAAAAAGCCCGAGGTAGCCAAAATAATCAGCCCCAGCAGAATCGATTTCGAGGCCGCCGCCCCCACGTAGCCGATCACAATCTCTAAATGCGAGATAGGTGCCGACAGCAGCTCGTAAATACTGCCGGAAAATTTTGGAAAGAAGATGCCGAAAGAGGCGTTTGAGACGCTCTGGGTGAGCAGCATTAGCATAATCAGCCCCGGCACAATAAAGGCGCCGTAGCTAACCCCGTTGACCTCACTGATTCGCGAGCCAATCGCGGCACCAAAGACGACGAAGTAAAGCGACGTTGAAATGACCGGCGAGACAATGCTTTGCAGTAGCGTGCGGCGCGTACGCGCCATTTCCGCCATATAAATAGCGCGAACGGGATGCAGGTTCATGCTCGCTCCTTAACCAAATCAACGAAAATATCTTCAAGCGAGCTTTGCCGAGTGTTCAGATCTTTAAAGGTGACGCCCTCTCGCTCAAGCGCAGTCAAAAGCTCTGAAATGGCGTGACCATCCTCTTCCTGGCTACCGTCGTAGGTATAGATCAGCTCATACCCTTCAGCAGCTAGGCTTAGCTCAAAGCGCTGCAGGTTTGCAGGTACCCCTATCAGCGGGCTATGCAGGTTCAGGGTTAGCTGTTTACTGCCCAGCTTGCTCATTAACGCGGCTTTCTCTTCCACCAGCACCAGCTCACCGCGATTGATCACGCCGATACGGTCGGCCATCTCTTCGGCTTCTTCGATGTAGTGGGTAGTCAAAATAATCGTCACGCCGTTATCGCGTAGCTGGCGCACGACTTCCCACATATCCCGGCGCAGCTCAACGTCGACCCCAGCGGTGGGCTCATCCAGAAACAGTATGCGCGGTTCGTGGGAGAGCGCTTTGGCGATTAGCACACGGCGTTTCATACCGCCAGAGAGCGTCATGAGCCGGTTGTTGCGCTTATCCCAAAGCGCCAGCGACTTGAGCACCTTTTCGATATGTGCAGGATTGGGCGCTTTGCCAAACAGGCCACGGCTGAAACTGACGGTGTTCCAGACGGTTTCAAACGCTTCGTTGGTCAGCTCTTGAGGCACTAGTCCAATGCGCTCGCGGGCTTGGCGGTAGTGGGTAATATTATCGAAACCGTCTACCAACACATGACCAGCGGTGGGATTAACCAATCCGCAAACCACACTAATCAGCGTGGTTTTGCCTGCCCCATTGGGGCCAAGCAGGGCAAATATCTCGCCGCGCTGGATGGTTAAGTCGATATGGGTTAACGCCTGAAAGCCACCCTCGTAGGTTTTGTTCAGGCCGTTAATCGTAATAATCGGATCGTTCAAGGCGTACTCCTCACGCCGCGGTCAAATGACCGCGACGCTTGACGGCCTTTTAGGCGCAATTAAGAGCGTTTGGATAGGAGAAATTAAGTGCGTTCGGTAACTTCCAGCAGGTGGTAGCCAAACTGTGTTTTCACCGGGCCGTGTACCTGACCGACTTCATCGTTAAAGACGACTTTATCGAACTCGGGCACCATTTGACCGGGGCCAAAACTACCGAGATCGCCACCTTGACGGCTGGAGGGGCAACTGGAGTGCTCTTTAGCGACTTCGGCAAAGTCGCGGCCATTTTGAATCTCTTCTTTGAGTGCTAGGCACTGCTCTTCACTACTGACCAAAATGTGGCGGGCGCTGGCGCGTGTCATAGGTTACTCCTAACTAATGATGTTCTAAGGGGTCATTCGGGGCGGTAGTTTACCACGCCTTACCCAGGGCTCCGCTATAACGCAATGCTTCGCCCACACGGGCCAAGGCGCGTTCGTGAGCGCTTACCGCCTCTGGCCCGCGAGTACAGGTGACAATCACCCAAGGGCCTTCTGGTGCCATATCCGCGTTAGTGCGCTCGGCTATACCGGCATCGCAGCTACGCCGCTGCTGCGTGCCGGTTTTGTGGGCGAAGCTTATGCCGCTCCCCATACCCGCCTGAAGACGCTGTTTGCCGGAACGGGTTCGCAGCATCAGCGCCAACAGTGTTTGCCGCAGCTCGTCATTTAAATCTTCCATGGCACCTGCTTGTCGAGCAGGGTGCAGGCTGGCAAGCAGGTCGCCAAAGGCGCTTAGGATGCCCACGTTTTCACCGGTGGCTTCGTAAGCATCAAACGCATGGTCGTAATCAGGCTGAGCGAAAGTATCAGTGCTAACGCCTAACACGCGCGCTAACGCCTGCCCGCGCTGGCTCACCGAGTGCTGTCGCAGGGCGATAAAATCCATTCCGCCAAGTTCTCGTGCGTCAGGATGGAGTTCGCCGTAGACCCCTTGGCGTACGCTGACCAACTTTGAGATAGGGCCGAGCTCATCGGGGTTACCGCCGCTTGCGGCGATCATGGTACGGGCGCGCGCGTTAACGTCCGCCAGCCCCACACGGTCAATCAGCATATCGGTGGCGGTGTTATCGCTGACGGTAATCATCTGTTCCATCAAGTAACGAATCGAGATAGGTGTGCCGGGGTCGTGCCAATTAGTAGGGCCCGCGCCATCGACAAAGTCACTGCGCGCCAGCGTTAACCGATCATCCAGTGTTAGCGTGCCCGCCTGACGCTCTGCGAGTACCTGTGCCGCCACCGGTATTTTAATCAGCGAGGCTAAATACCAAGGGTCATGTGCACGCCATGAAAACGCTTCGCCACTGGCGAGGTTTTGTACATAAACGCCCAGTTGACCCTCAAAGACACCTTCAATGGCCTTCAAGCGAGCGGTTAAATCACCCTGCCAAGCGCTCTTTTTATCGACCTCATAGTACCAATTTGTATTGTACCCATCTGCGTAAATCGGGAGCGCAACCAGCAGCGCTACTGCCATTAGTCCACGTTGTATCCAGTGTCGCAATTGGTCACTCCAGCAGTTATTGATTGCTTTTAACGATGGTTCGCCATCCAGCGGGTCACCCAAATCCACGCCGCGGCGCCAAGTATCAACAGGCCACCTACGCCCAGTGCCTGTGGATAGGTGTACATCCCCTCGCCTTCCCACAAAAAGCGCAGCACTAAGAAAATCATCACAATATGGAAAATAAACGCTTTAAGGGCATCTGAACCGACCATCGTCAGCGGCAAAAGTGCCTTCGCGGCTTTGGCGCCACCGGCTAACGCAAGGGCTAACAGCATCAGCGCACCGCCCACGCTAAACAGCATAAATCCAAGCCCTGGCGGGTGTTTGCCGACATTATTGGCCACCGCTAGCATCGCCGCAGGTACATCGCCGCTGGCAAATGCCAATGCATAAAATCCCGCCACCATCAGCGCACCCAGGCTTAACAGAGTGAGCACTAAGCGGCGCCGTTTGGCGGAGTCGAAGTAGCAGCGCAGCAGCGCTTCGCCGATAAGCAGCCCGACGAGAATCATCGGCGCACGGCTAATTTGCCCCCAGGTGTAGTGGTCTTCATGATCGACCAGCAGCGCCTTCAGAATATCGTTGCCGCCAAACGTAAGGCTTTGCAGCCAAATAGTTAGCGCGATTAAAGCGCCAATGATGGCAAGTCGACTCCAGAGCGGCGCCCGCGCCCATAGTGGCAACATCAGCGGCACCCAAAGCAGCGCGATGGCGTAGAAGCCTAAGATTTCGACCCAAATGGCAAACCGCCCATAGAGCAAGGCATCAACGATTTCGTTGGGCGGGTAAAAGGGCAGCATTTCAATGACCAGCAGCGCCTTATACCAAAACCATACTTCTACGGCGCGTAGCCATAACTTTAACCGACGCTTAGGCCAGTCATCGCTTTGAGTGTAGGAAAGAAACGCCACCGCCAGCGCAATGCCAAAGACCAGAATAAACAGCGAAGAAGAAAATTTGGTCAGAAAATGGATCGGCACCATGCCCCAATCAGGCACGTTGCGAATACCCACTAATCCGCTGACCGAGTGGCTGACAATCATCAAGCCTATTGCGATACCACGGGCTAGATCAATCGCTGCTATGCGGCCCTCGCCCTTGGGCAGTTGGGGCTTTTCTGTCCACTTTAAGGGCGTCCATTTCAGCGGCATTGAGTCATCCTTGTGGGGTGCAAGGGTCAAATCATCACGCAAATCGATGCGTTACGCCATAGCGGCAAGACCTACTCAAAGCCCAACTGGCTTCCACTGCTAGCTCCTAGGCTGTGATGGCCTAACTTTGATCGCTAGCAAAAAATAGTATGCCGGGTAACGTTCTGAAGGCAGAAAAATGCTTGGCGCAAACGCAAAATGCCCCGCTAGGGCGGGGCATTTGAGACTAGTTATTAAGACCTATAATAACGTCTTATTTGTCATCTGCTGCTGGCTGTCCGGTAGTTCCAACATCTGGCTCAGATTCTGCGCCAGTACCAGAGATAGTTTCATCGACATCACCAGTGGCGGAGTTCATTGAACCGTGGTCTTCGTTCAAATCAGTCTCTTGCGTAGTGCCTGTTTTTGGTTCGTCTTCTCCAGCACCAATGGTGACCTCATGACCTTCACCACCTGTTTCAGAGGAAGTCATAGATCCTTGATCATCATTCAGATCAGTCTCTTGCGTAGTGCCGGTTTTCGGCTCTTCCTCATTATGCATATCTGCAAAAGCTAATGGGCTAGCCATCAAAGCAA is part of the Halomonas alkaliantarctica genome and harbors:
- a CDS encoding ABC transporter permease, whose translation is MNLHPVRAIYMAEMARTRRTLLQSIVSPVISTSLYFVVFGAAIGSRISEVNGVSYGAFIVPGLIMLMLLTQSVSNASFGIFFPKFSGSIYELLSAPISHLEIVIGYVGAAASKSILLGLIILATSGFFVPLEIAHPFWMLTFLVLTAVTFSLLGFIIGIWADGFDRLQLVPLLVITPLTFLGGSFYSIDMLPPFWQTVTLANPVVYLVSGFRWSFYGISDVSLAASVGMIALFLVACLVAIGWIFRTGYRLKP
- a CDS encoding ABC transporter ATP-binding protein — protein: MNDPIITINGLNKTYEGGFQALTHIDLTIQRGEIFALLGPNGAGKTTLISVVCGLVNPTAGHVLVDGFDNITHYRQARERIGLVPQELTNEAFETVWNTVSFSRGLFGKAPNPAHIEKVLKSLALWDKRNNRLMTLSGGMKRRVLIAKALSHEPRILFLDEPTAGVDVELRRDMWEVVRQLRDNGVTIILTTHYIEEAEEMADRIGVINRGELVLVEEKAALMSKLGSKQLTLNLHSPLIGVPANLQRFELSLAAEGYELIYTYDGSQEEDGHAISELLTALEREGVTFKDLNTRQSSLEDIFVDLVKERA
- a CDS encoding peptidylprolyl isomerase: MTRASARHILVSSEEQCLALKEEIQNGRDFAEVAKEHSSCPSSRQGGDLGSFGPGQMVPEFDKVVFNDEVGQVHGPVKTQFGYHLLEVTERT
- a CDS encoding class A beta-lactamase-related serine hydrolase, translating into MAVALLVALPIYADGYNTNWYYEVDKKSAWQGDLTARLKAIEGVFEGQLGVYVQNLASGEAFSWRAHDPWYLASLIKIPVAAQVLAERQAGTLTLDDRLTLARSDFVDGAGPTNWHDPGTPISIRYLMEQMITVSDNTATDMLIDRVGLADVNARARTMIAASGGNPDELGPISKLVSVRQGVYGELHPDARELGGMDFIALRQHSVSQRGQALARVLGVSTDTFAQPDYDHAFDAYEATGENVGILSAFGDLLASLHPARQAGAMEDLNDELRQTLLALMLRTRSGKQRLQAGMGSGISFAHKTGTQQRRSCDAGIAERTNADMAPEGPWVIVTCTRGPEAVSAHERALARVGEALRYSGALGKAW
- a CDS encoding heparan-alpha-glucosaminide N-acetyltransferase domain-containing protein, with the protein product MPLKWTPLKWTEKPQLPKGEGRIAAIDLARGIAIGLMIVSHSVSGLVGIRNVPDWGMVPIHFLTKFSSSLFILVFGIALAVAFLSYTQSDDWPKRRLKLWLRAVEVWFWYKALLVIEMLPFYPPNEIVDALLYGRFAIWVEILGFYAIALLWVPLMLPLWARAPLWSRLAIIGALIALTIWLQSLTFGGNDILKALLVDHEDHYTWGQISRAPMILVGLLIGEALLRCYFDSAKRRRLVLTLLSLGALMVAGFYALAFASGDVPAAMLAVANNVGKHPPGLGFMLFSVGGALMLLALALAGGAKAAKALLPLTMVGSDALKAFIFHIVMIFLVLRFLWEGEGMYTYPQALGVGGLLILGAAAWIWVTRWMANHR